From the genome of Cetobacterium somerae ATCC BAA-474:
CTCTCCTGCCATTTTTTGCATTCCTTTAGACATATTTTCCATTCCATACAAGAATAGACCTAGTCCTCCTAGAACCTTAAAAAAGATATCTAAGTACATTTTTCCTCCTAAATTTTACTTTTTTATTTTAATTTTTTTGGTTAAATAGTCAATCTGGTAAATTTTAACATGTATTTTAATAAATGTAAAATAAAAAACCATTTTTTAACTTAAAATTTACACGTTTTTAACATTAAAATATATTTTCATAAAATAAAAAAAGAGGTGTTTTTTTTCAACACCTCACTTAACCCTTATTTTTATTGATATCTATCTTTTATATTCTTATATATTATCAAAGAATTCTTTTGAATTTTTTTCAAGTTTAAATCCTGCTATTTTATTTACAATAATAGCTATTGCTCCATCTCCAGTTACATTACAAGCAGTTCCAAAACTATCTTGCGCTAAGTAAAGAGCAATCATTATTGATGTTAATGTTGGAGGGAATCCTAACATTGTTTCAATAATTCCTAACGCTGCCATAACTGCTCCTCCAGGAACTCCTGGTGCTGCAACCATTGTAACTCCTAACATTAGTATGAATCCAAACATTGTTCCGAAAGTTATGCTCATTCCATTTAACATCATTATTGCCATTGCACAACTTACTAGTGTTATTGTACTTCCTGATAAATGTATCGTTGCACAAAGAGGGACAACGAACTCAGCAATACCTGTATTTACACCATTTTCTTTTGTTTGATTCAGTGTTACTGGTATCGTAGCTGCTGATGATTGAGTTCCTATAGCAGTAAAATACGCTGGTAACATTGTTTTTAATAATCTAATTGGATTTGCTCCTGCCATTCCTCCAGCTATAAAGTAAAGTATTAAAAGTATTGTTATGTGTAATAAAATAATTACAGCAAATACTTTAGAGAATACTGTTAGTATTGTAGCAACTTGTCCAGCATAAGTCATATTGGCAAAAATTCCAGCTATATGTAGTGGTAAAAATGGAATGATTATATTTCTTATAATTCCTTCTACAACTTTTTGGAATTCGTTCATTACATCTTTTATTGCATGTCCTTTTACTATAGCAATTCCTATTCCTAAAATAAAAGCCATTAATAATGCTGTCATTACATCCATTATTGGAGGCATATTTATTGTTAAATATCCTGATAATAATGCATGCTCTGGATTATCTGCTGTTTCTAGCATTGATCCTGTTTTTAAAATCATTTTAAATACTGCCGTATTTACAAAATATGTAAATGAACCTGCTAAAACTGTTGAAATATATGCTATTGCTGTTGTTATTCCCAACAACTTACCTGCTCCAGTTCCTAAATCACCAATTCCAGGTGCAACGAATCCGATTATGATAAGTGGTATTGAGAATTTTAAAAAGTTTCCAAAAATACCATTAAATGTTGCTAATAATCTTATAGGTACCTCCATTCCTAGCATACCTACTCCAATACCAATTATAATTGCTAAAATCAGTTTTGGTAAAAGACCTATTTTTTTCATTTTTTCTCCTCCCAGTATTTAACTTTGTTTATAAAAGAATCAATAATATATGTAATACTACATTTTTTTCGGATTT
Proteins encoded in this window:
- a CDS encoding dicarboxylate/amino acid:cation symporter, which produces MKKIGLLPKLILAIIIGIGVGMLGMEVPIRLLATFNGIFGNFLKFSIPLIIIGFVAPGIGDLGTGAGKLLGITTAIAYISTVLAGSFTYFVNTAVFKMILKTGSMLETADNPEHALLSGYLTINMPPIMDVMTALLMAFILGIGIAIVKGHAIKDVMNEFQKVVEGIIRNIIIPFLPLHIAGIFANMTYAGQVATILTVFSKVFAVIILLHITILLILYFIAGGMAGANPIRLLKTMLPAYFTAIGTQSSAATIPVTLNQTKENGVNTGIAEFVVPLCATIHLSGSTITLVSCAMAIMMLNGMSITFGTMFGFILMLGVTMVAAPGVPGGAVMAALGIIETMLGFPPTLTSIMIALYLAQDSFGTACNVTGDGAIAIIVNKIAGFKLEKNSKEFFDNI